The proteins below come from a single bacterium genomic window:
- a CDS encoding ABC transporter permease produces the protein MSAWGFAISEGLKSLWRYRFVAILSVITISIAIFVFSLFLLITFNLNAFLKAAQSRLSIEVFLDDNLSIAKINSLMSGLRRLPGVRSVEFVDKEAARKRFEKRFGRTVAVSADENPFPRSILVKLTPGAYIKESAKRALDFVKGKKGVVQVIAPGEVFEKVSGLFKTFIIISVIWGVILLLGAFVIIVNTIKLAIFGRKDIINIMRVVGATDDFIRRPFIFEGFVQGALAALVSLAMLRLAFVGAKFLVPSLVNLPSWMAAGVVVLGILLGVSGSSIALRKFLSTG, from the coding sequence ATGAGCGCGTGGGGATTCGCAATATCTGAGGGGCTAAAATCTTTATGGAGATATAGATTTGTCGCTATCCTCTCTGTAATAACCATTTCCATAGCTATTTTTGTCTTCTCCCTTTTTCTACTTATAACCTTCAATCTTAATGCGTTTCTCAAGGCTGCCCAGTCGAGGCTTAGTATAGAGGTTTTTCTCGACGACAACTTAAGCATTGCGAAGATAAATTCTTTGATGTCAGGTTTGCGAAGACTTCCGGGGGTGAGGTCAGTGGAATTCGTGGACAAGGAAGCAGCCAGAAAAAGATTCGAGAAACGATTCGGCAGGACTGTGGCGGTGAGCGCTGATGAGAATCCTTTTCCGAGGTCTATTCTGGTTAAATTAACCCCGGGAGCTTACATAAAGGAGTCCGCAAAAAGGGCTCTTGATTTTGTTAAGGGTAAAAAAGGCGTTGTTCAGGTTATTGCGCCCGGTGAGGTTTTCGAAAAGGTTTCGGGTCTTTTTAAAACATTCATAATTATTTCGGTGATTTGGGGAGTAATACTTTTGCTTGGTGCCTTTGTAATAATAGTTAACACAATAAAACTTGCAATTTTTGGAAGAAAAGATATTATTAATATAATGAGGGTTGTAGGAGCGACTGATGATTTTATAAGGCGTCCTTTTATCTTTGAGGGCTTCGTTCAGGGCGCGCTGGCAGCGTTGGTTTCTTTGGCAATGTTGAGATTAGCTTTTGTGGGGGCAAAATTTCTTGTGCCTTCTCTTGTGAATCTTCCGAGTTGGATGGCGGCAGGGGTTGTTGTTCTTGGTATTTTACTTGGGGTTTCAGGCAGCTCGATAGCGTTAAGAAAATTTTTGTCGACAGGCTGA